The genomic region GCTAAAAAGGCAATCAGTCTGATATCAGAAAAACCGTATAAAGAATTTGATTTTATAGGGCTTTACAGTCAGGATTTAACAGCAGTTAAAGAACTTGCTAACAAAGCAAGAGATTATGAATATTTTATTCTTCTTGGAATAGGAGGAAGTGCACTGGGACCCAAGGTTATTCTTGAAGCTCTGAGTCCCATGCATAATCTCAAGAAAAAACCAAAGATTTTTATATATGACAATGTTGATCCTGTAACCTTTAAAAACATTATTGAAAACATTGACTTAAGGGGAACTCTCATCAATGTTATTTCAAAATCTGGAGCTACTTCAGAGACTTTAGCCTCCTTTTTGATTTTCTGGAAGATGATAAGAGACAGAAAGCTTGATGTAAAAGAGCATTTTGTTTTTACCACAGACCCTGAAAAAGGTAATTTAAGAAGGATTGCAGATGAGTACGGCATTCCATGTCTTTTTATTCCAAAAAATGTTGTTGGAAGATACTCTGTTCTTACACCTGTTGGGCTTTTTTTGCTTGAAGTTATTGGCATTAAAAGTGAGGAAATGCTGGAAGGTGTAAGAGAAGTTTCAGAAAAGGCTTTAAATAACTCTTTAGAGGAAAATCCAATGGCAGTTGCTGCTTCATCTCTGTATTTGATGGATACAATTAAAGGAAAGAAAATTGTCGTTTTTCTTCCCTACTCTGATAGACTTAAAACACTCTCTGAATGGTTCTGTCAACTCTGGGCAGAAAGCCTTGGTAAAGAAGGAAAGGGAACCACACCATATCCATCTCTTGGAAGCACTGATCAGCATTCTCAGCTTCAGCTATGGATGGAGGGACCTGAGGATAAAGTTATCCTTTTTTTGAGCGTTGAAAGACATGGCTGTCAGGAAGAGATTCCAGAGGAGTTTCATGACATAGAAGGATTGAGATTTCTTGGAGGACATACCCTTGAGGAGCTTATAAATACCGAGCAACTTGCCACAGAAATGGCTTTAACAATAAATAAAAAACCCAATCTTAAAATCATCATTCCCAAGATTAATGCTTACAACATTGGGCAAATCTTTCAGTTCCTCCAGATAACCACTTCAATGACAGGGCTTCTTTATGGCATAAACCCCTTTAATCAGCCAGGAGTTGAGCTTGGCAAAAGACTCACCTATGGTGCAATGGGCAGGAGAGGCTTTGAAAGTGAAGGTGAGGAGATTAAAGATTATTTAAAAAGACAGAGATTTATGATTTAGTTTCCCGAACAACTGTTTTAATCTTACATTAAACCCCTACACCCTCACGAACTCAGGTGTGAGAGACATTGCTGAGTTTATCCTGAGCGTAGCTGAAGGGCTCGGAACAGCTTATCCGGGAATGACAGAATAATGTATCATTTCATTTTTATAAATAAAAGATGCCGATTCGGAAAATGATTAAGAGGGTTTGTTAAAATATTTAAATGCGATTTAAAATTCTCAGAAAAGATGGATTTGCCCGCAATGCATTAATTGAAACTAAAAGAGGTGTTATTCATACACCCGCATTTATGCCTGTGGGGACAAATGGAACAGTTAAAGCAATGACTCCTGAGGAGATCAGAGAAATCGGTTATGAAATAATACTTTCAAATACTTATCATCTTTACTTGAGACCGGGGCATGAGACAGTTAAAAAACTTGGAGGAATTCACAAATTCATTAATTGGCATGGACCAATTCTTACTGATAGTGGCGGATTTCAGATTTATAGCCTCGCATCACTAAGAAAGATAACATCCCAAGGAGTTGAATTTCGCTCTCACATTGATGGCTCCCTTCACTTTATAACTCCTGAAAAGGCAATAGAGATTCAGCTTGCTCTGGGTTCAGACATAATGATGGTTTTAGATGAGTGTGTTCCATATCCAGCAGAAAAGGAATATGTTGAAAAATCTCTCAAGCTCACAGCAGATTGGGCAAAAAGAAGCAAAGATTATTTTGAAAAACACAGAAATGATCAAGCAGTTTTTGGTATTATTCAGGGAGGCATTTATGATGAGCTAAGGCAAAAGGCAGTGGAAGAAATTGTGAAAACAGGCTTTGATGGATATGCTCTTGGAGGCTTAAGTGTGGGAGAGCCAAAGGAAGACATGTATAGAGTGATAAAAAATATTGCACCTTTAATGCCTGAAGAAAAACCTCGTTATCTGATGGGAGTTGGTGACTTGATGGATGTTCTTCATGCAGTTGAGCACGGGATTGATATGTTTGACTGCGTTATACCAACGAGAAATGCAAGAAATGGAACACTTTTTACATCTCAGGGCAGAATTAGCATTAAAAGAAGTGAGTTTAAAGAAGATAACTCTCCCCTTGATCCAGACTGTGACTGTTATACATGTAGAAACTATACAAAGGCTTTTTTAAGGCATCTTTACATGTGCAGAGAGATTCTTTCAATGAGGCTTAATACCATCCATAATCTTTACTTTTACTGCAGATTCTTTGAAAAAATGAGACAGGC from Thermodesulfovibrio sp. 3907-1M harbors:
- a CDS encoding glucose-6-phosphate isomerase, whose protein sequence is MVKLDFSNVLSEEIGHAGVSITEIEYYAKKAISLISEKPYKEFDFIGLYSQDLTAVKELANKARDYEYFILLGIGGSALGPKVILEALSPMHNLKKKPKIFIYDNVDPVTFKNIIENIDLRGTLINVISKSGATSETLASFLIFWKMIRDRKLDVKEHFVFTTDPEKGNLRRIADEYGIPCLFIPKNVVGRYSVLTPVGLFLLEVIGIKSEEMLEGVREVSEKALNNSLEENPMAVAASSLYLMDTIKGKKIVVFLPYSDRLKTLSEWFCQLWAESLGKEGKGTTPYPSLGSTDQHSQLQLWMEGPEDKVILFLSVERHGCQEEIPEEFHDIEGLRFLGGHTLEELINTEQLATEMALTINKKPNLKIIIPKINAYNIGQIFQFLQITTSMTGLLYGINPFNQPGVELGKRLTYGAMGRRGFESEGEEIKDYLKRQRFMI
- the tgt gene encoding tRNA guanosine(34) transglycosylase Tgt, with amino-acid sequence MRFKILRKDGFARNALIETKRGVIHTPAFMPVGTNGTVKAMTPEEIREIGYEIILSNTYHLYLRPGHETVKKLGGIHKFINWHGPILTDSGGFQIYSLASLRKITSQGVEFRSHIDGSLHFITPEKAIEIQLALGSDIMMVLDECVPYPAEKEYVEKSLKLTADWAKRSKDYFEKHRNDQAVFGIIQGGIYDELRQKAVEEIVKTGFDGYALGGLSVGEPKEDMYRVIKNIAPLMPEEKPRYLMGVGDLMDVLHAVEHGIDMFDCVIPTRNARNGTLFTSQGRISIKRSEFKEDNSPLDPDCDCYTCRNYTKAFLRHLYMCREILSMRLNTIHNLYFYCRFFEKMRQAIADGRFQDFKKEWMHVLEKNFSAL